A stretch of the bacterium genome encodes the following:
- a CDS encoding HAD-IA family hydrolase has translation MKTTTDARAIKAVIFDLDNTLTDFMKAKSMAIHAAADAMIDAGLSLKTQQVYDRIFAIYDEVGIEHQLVFNRFLEDETGGVDDRVLAAAVVAYRRAREAHLVPYPHVRPTLLALLKGGYKLAVVSDAPRFEAWLRLCYLRLLHVFDVVLTHDDTGHTKPSPVPFQMALERLGVTPRETVMIGDWPERDIVGGLDAGLHTVYARYGDTYGLKDCVKATVSGAHFEIDDLSQLLGVIDSLNAAGGEA, from the coding sequence ATGAAGACGACCACCGACGCGCGGGCCATCAAGGCCGTGATCTTCGACCTGGACAACACGCTGACGGATTTCATGAAGGCCAAGAGCATGGCCATCCACGCCGCCGCGGACGCCATGATCGACGCCGGGCTCAGCTTGAAGACGCAACAGGTCTACGACCGCATCTTCGCCATCTACGATGAGGTGGGCATCGAGCACCAGCTCGTGTTCAACCGTTTCCTGGAGGATGAGACCGGCGGGGTCGACGATCGCGTCCTGGCGGCGGCGGTGGTCGCCTACCGTCGCGCCCGCGAGGCCCACCTCGTACCCTACCCCCACGTGCGACCGACGCTGCTGGCGCTGTTGAAGGGCGGGTACAAGCTCGCCGTGGTCAGCGACGCGCCGCGCTTCGAAGCCTGGTTGCGGCTCTGCTACCTGCGCCTGCTGCATGTCTTCGACGTGGTGCTGACGCACGATGACACCGGTCACACCAAGCCCAGCCCGGTGCCGTTCCAGATGGCCCTGGAGCGTCTGGGCGTGACGCCGCGCGAGACGGTCATGATCGGGGACTGGCCCGAGCGCGATATCGTCGGCGGCCTCGACGCCGGGTTGCACACGGTCTACGCCCGCTACGGTGACACCTACGGGCTGAAGGACTGCGTGAAAGCCACGGTTTCGGGGGCGCATTTCGAGATCGACGACCTGTCACAGCTGCTCGGCGTCATCGACAGTCTCAACGCGGCGGGGGGGGAGGCCTGA
- a CDS encoding NAD(P)H-hydrate dehydratase — MRIATAAQMAEIDRETIRGGVPGLTLMENAGREMTWQLLREFPDLSPPSLITVVCGKGNNGGDGLVVARLLENLGFEVHVMLLAEPESLSADARANLDRLPASVTRDTIPPDRWAARVYERSVESELIVDAVFGTGITPPVRDDYADLFEAVNAGPCAVLSLDIPSGVAGDSGAVDPVAIRADATFTVGLPKLGLLLPPGRDHAGRLSVLDIGFAEEVCERHTGDLHYLLPEDYADLLPPRTSTAHKYDAGTALVVAGSRGFGGAALLAGLGALRSGAGLVTLALPENHTTAALGFVPEALIRALPTGASGAIAPLAPAAWSDLMTRQDALAVGPGLGDDPETDGWLVDLLGVVDRPLVVDADGLSAFARRQREPRFAHPEVVLTPHAGELARLAAIESSQLREDRLRIVPELAQRWKVVLVAKGSPTLIAAPDGALVINPTGDDALAHGGTGDVLTGLIGGLLAQGASAFEAALLGCWLHGRAGELATGRIGSRRVVLAREIADNLGEAFAELEVFA, encoded by the coding sequence ATGCGGATCGCCACTGCGGCCCAGATGGCCGAGATCGATCGTGAGACCATCCGGGGCGGCGTGCCCGGTCTTACGCTGATGGAAAACGCCGGTCGCGAGATGACCTGGCAGCTGCTGCGCGAGTTTCCCGACCTGTCGCCTCCGTCGCTGATCACCGTGGTCTGCGGCAAGGGCAACAACGGCGGCGACGGGCTGGTCGTGGCGCGACTGCTGGAGAATCTCGGCTTCGAGGTCCACGTCATGCTGCTCGCGGAGCCGGAGTCCCTCTCGGCGGACGCCCGCGCCAACCTCGACCGCCTGCCGGCGTCGGTGACCCGCGACACGATCCCGCCGGACCGCTGGGCGGCGCGGGTCTACGAACGCAGCGTGGAGTCGGAACTGATCGTCGACGCCGTCTTCGGCACCGGGATCACCCCGCCGGTGCGGGACGATTACGCGGATCTCTTCGAAGCCGTCAACGCCGGCCCCTGCGCGGTGCTGAGCCTGGACATCCCCTCGGGCGTGGCCGGCGACAGCGGTGCGGTCGACCCGGTAGCGATCCGCGCCGATGCCACCTTCACAGTCGGTCTGCCGAAGCTGGGCCTCCTGCTGCCGCCCGGCCGGGACCACGCGGGACGTCTCTCGGTCCTGGACATCGGCTTCGCCGAGGAGGTGTGCGAACGCCATACCGGCGATCTGCACTATCTCTTGCCCGAGGACTATGCCGACCTTCTGCCGCCACGGACGTCGACCGCCCACAAGTACGACGCCGGCACCGCCCTGGTCGTGGCGGGTTCTCGGGGCTTCGGCGGCGCCGCGCTGCTGGCGGGACTGGGCGCCCTGCGCTCGGGGGCCGGCCTGGTCACCCTGGCCCTGCCGGAGAATCACACCACGGCGGCGCTGGGCTTCGTTCCCGAAGCCCTGATCCGAGCGCTGCCCACAGGCGCTTCGGGCGCGATCGCGCCGCTAGCGCCGGCCGCCTGGTCGGATCTGATGACACGCCAGGATGCCCTCGCGGTGGGACCGGGCCTGGGCGACGACCCGGAGACCGACGGCTGGCTCGTGGACCTGCTCGGCGTCGTGGACCGGCCGCTGGTTGTCGATGCCGACGGTCTCTCGGCCTTCGCGCGCCGGCAACGCGAACCGCGTTTCGCCCACCCGGAGGTCGTCCTGACCCCCCACGCCGGAGAGCTGGCCAGGCTGGCCGCCATCGAGTCCTCGCAACTGCGCGAGGATCGGCTGAGGATCGTGCCAGAACTGGCGCAGCGGTGGAAAGTGGTCCTGGTGGCCAAGGGGTCGCCGACGCTGATCGCGGCTCCCGACGGCGCGCTGGTGATCAATCCGACCGGCGACGACGCCCTGGCGCACGGCGGCACGGGCGACGTGTTGACCGGGCTGATCGGGGGGTTGCTGGCCCAGGGCGCTTCGGCATTCGAGGCGGCCCTGCTCGGCTGCTGGCTGCACGGCCGCGCCGGGGAACTGGCGACCGGCCGTATCGGCTCCCGCCGTGTTGTGCTGGCGCGCGAGATCGCGGACAACCTGGGCGAGGCCTTCGCCGAACTGGAGGTCTTCGCATGA
- the tsaD gene encoding tRNA (adenosine(37)-N6)-threonylcarbamoyltransferase complex transferase subunit TsaD, with protein MRVLGIETSCDDTSVALYDSAAGVLQNLVSSQIDLHDHFGGVVPELASRAHLVNLLPLVDVLLEQAEIAPSDLDGIAVTAGPGLIGALLVGLSTAKAICWATGKPLVGVHHIEGHILANQLTAPMVFPAAVLVVSGGHTEVVLMGEIGRYERLGWTLDDAAGECFDKTAQLLGLPYPGGPAIDRLAEDGHPGRFALPRPLSRDPRLVFSFSGLKTAVRTTVAKLPQPLSNQDVADICHALREAVVDVLVTRLCQAARDHDVKAVYLAGGVAANTLLRSRTASAAGRMGLKFLPPEPAYCTDNAAMIACAGHARLSSGLSDPLTLDSFARRPLESWR; from the coding sequence ATGAGGGTGCTCGGCATCGAGACATCCTGCGACGACACCAGCGTGGCCCTCTACGACTCCGCTGCGGGCGTGCTGCAGAATCTCGTATCGAGCCAGATCGACCTGCACGACCACTTCGGCGGCGTGGTGCCGGAGCTGGCCTCGCGCGCCCATCTGGTCAACCTGCTGCCCCTGGTGGACGTCCTGCTCGAGCAGGCGGAGATCGCACCTTCAGACCTGGACGGTATCGCCGTGACGGCGGGCCCCGGGCTGATCGGAGCGCTGCTGGTGGGGCTGTCGACGGCCAAGGCGATCTGCTGGGCGACGGGCAAACCGCTGGTCGGCGTGCATCACATAGAGGGGCACATCCTGGCCAATCAGCTCACCGCGCCCATGGTGTTCCCGGCGGCCGTGCTGGTCGTTTCGGGCGGGCATACCGAGGTGGTGCTGATGGGGGAGATCGGGCGGTACGAGCGTCTCGGCTGGACCCTGGACGACGCCGCCGGCGAGTGTTTCGACAAGACGGCGCAGCTGCTGGGTCTGCCCTATCCGGGCGGGCCCGCCATCGACCGCCTGGCCGAAGACGGCCATCCGGGCCGCTTCGCGCTGCCGCGGCCGCTCTCCCGCGATCCCCGTCTGGTGTTCAGCTTCAGCGGCTTGAAGACCGCCGTGCGGACGACCGTGGCCAAACTTCCGCAACCCTTGTCGAATCAAGACGTTGCCGACATCTGCCACGCGTTGCGCGAAGCTGTGGTGGATGTCCTGGTGACGCGTCTGTGCCAGGCCGCCCGCGACCACGACGTGAAAGCCGTCTACCTGGCCGGGGGCGTGGCTGCAAACACCCTTCTGCGGTCGAGAACCGCCTCGGCAGCGGGCAGAATGGGGCTCAAATTCCTGCCACCGGAGCCTGCATACTGCACGGATAATGCCGCCATGATCGCTTGCGCCGGACATGCGCGGCTTTCATCCGGACTGTCGGATCCCCTTACCCTGGACAGCTTTGCGCGCCGTCCCCTCGAATCCTGGCGCTGA
- a CDS encoding response regulator, with amino-acid sequence MRETETILVIDDELHIRTILTYMLEQEDFRVIQASCGAEALVMLEDHLPDLVLLDIMMPDMDGFSVLSRIRGQFRTHNLPVILLTARGETDQKVRGLQAGANDYLIKPFVPEELLLRVRNMLQLSRNQRDANPLTGLPGNRAIDQELRRRLDGEMAFGFCYCDLDHFKAYNDYYGYARGDRVLSMLAEILTNEILKLGSGAFLGHVGGDDFVAITGANEAEIFAERVITEFDNRIQELYEPVDWSRGFIELPDRGGDSKRFPPVSLTAAAISDRDGRFGHVGRLNAVAAELKQYGKAQPGSVVVAERRGARGVVEPVVTRHHSETD; translated from the coding sequence ATGAGGGAGACGGAGACGATACTCGTCATCGACGACGAGTTGCACATCCGCACCATTCTGACATATATGCTCGAGCAGGAGGATTTCAGGGTGATCCAGGCCTCCTGCGGTGCGGAAGCCCTTGTGATGTTGGAAGATCACCTGCCGGATCTGGTTCTGCTGGACATCATGATGCCGGACATGGACGGCTTCTCGGTCCTCTCGCGGATCAGGGGCCAGTTCCGGACCCACAACCTGCCGGTGATCCTGCTGACCGCCCGCGGCGAGACGGATCAAAAGGTGCGAGGCCTGCAGGCCGGCGCCAACGACTACCTGATCAAGCCCTTCGTACCCGAAGAGCTCCTGCTGCGGGTGCGCAACATGCTCCAGCTGAGCCGCAACCAGCGAGACGCCAACCCCCTGACCGGCCTGCCCGGCAACCGCGCCATCGATCAGGAGCTGCGACGCCGCCTGGACGGCGAAATGGCCTTCGGCTTCTGCTACTGCGACCTCGATCACTTCAAGGCCTACAACGACTACTACGGCTATGCGCGGGGTGACCGTGTGCTCTCGATGCTGGCCGAGATCCTGACCAATGAAATCCTGAAGCTGGGCAGCGGCGCCTTCCTGGGTCACGTGGGCGGGGACGACTTCGTCGCCATCACCGGGGCCAACGAGGCCGAGATCTTCGCGGAACGCGTGATCACCGAGTTCGACAACAGGATCCAGGAGCTCTATGAACCGGTGGACTGGAGCCGCGGCTTCATCGAGCTGCCCGATCGCGGCGGCGACAGCAAGCGCTTTCCGCCGGTCTCGCTGACCGCGGCCGCGATCAGCGACCGCGACGGCCGGTTCGGCCATGTGGGCCGGTTGAACGCGGTGGCGGCGGAATTGAAGCAATACGGGAAGGCGCAGCCGGGCAGCGTCGTCGTCGCCGAGCGCCGGGGCGCGAGGGGCGTCGTGGAGCCGGTGGTGACCAGACACCACTCGGAGACGGATTGA
- a CDS encoding response regulator: MDGMKVLIVEDEGALASLLVQALHNEGCEVALARDGIDCMNKVTGFGPDVIVMDIMMPKLDGIDTTRLIRRNHGYDSTVIVALSARTDSATKQEMLAAGADLFFDKPFVMSRLVEEIREAVATRAGFPWLRGKDR; encoded by the coding sequence ATGGACGGCATGAAGGTTCTGATCGTCGAGGACGAGGGCGCGCTGGCCAGCCTGCTGGTGCAGGCTCTGCACAACGAGGGATGCGAGGTCGCGTTGGCCCGTGATGGCATCGACTGCATGAACAAGGTCACCGGTTTCGGGCCGGACGTGATCGTCATGGACATCATGATGCCCAAACTCGACGGGATCGACACCACGCGCCTGATACGCCGCAATCACGGCTATGACAGCACCGTGATCGTGGCACTGTCCGCCCGGACCGATTCCGCCACCAAGCAGGAGATGCTGGCAGCCGGCGCGGACCTCTTCTTCGACAAGCCGTTCGTCATGAGCAGGCTCGTCGAGGAGATCCGCGAGGCCGTCGCGACCAGGGCCGGATTCCCCTGGTTGAGAGGAAAGGATCGATGA
- a CDS encoding GAF domain-containing protein, translated as MNNISEVMAIIPSGVAAAPGGPWPYAVAILLLAAGMCWQIWRVKQRSRDLRDRQERVRGLESLLAISARIHAYRDPDHLLGEVAESVRESLGFRMVLLRIYDLAERTFEARAYAGIDEAGVQYLKHTPVSLAEFRKLALPQFQVSNSYFIKHDMEGADQAMAGGYTPDLGVREEGEWHEEDALIIPLTSPEGEIVGYLSVDDPVDRKIPSLQCIQMLELFAQQAATAIASADLYSRLHNQNQELTRSADRLRYHNELKNNFVANVSHELRTPLTSIKAYSEALLHGRAKMEEEAQREFLQVIHHESEKLTGIVNNLLDLERMEREQVTFNRHQADLVALVRGLEGAARNQAEAKNIDFSVHLDRDEILLGVDADLVRQLVRHLIDNAFKFTPSGGKVHLSVMDGVSSVRIVVEDNGMGIPDNKMSYIFDRFYQVDGSSTREHGGQGIGLAICRDIVARHGGRIWGERVQPRGVRFNALLPRRDEIIRRGKNKGRHAIFGDVPEFAEKLIHWIGELMRVRIVSLMVPDQGGEHLVIEAAMGLEDAVVQDTRLLRGEGIAGRVWMQGEAILVEDVATDERVLNDFSRPRYETGSLLSAPIRRDDQIVGVVNVNNRLDGQQFTERDKLLLDGLSARLGHILARVGELQRGNREFANLSQALRKSVAIRRARHDELAEVCHEICIAAAQRMHLQREDLMGLAFALQTYDLGLSGIPDDILHKTPPLEPEEWEIIQQHVHISLEMIKSLNAPADVHEVVLYHHEQYDGSGYPEGLSGDGIPLGSRLLSLADSMTAMLQGRPYRRAMSLGQALAEIEQRAGKQFCPRCVAIYVEQARNYEDRIVEIQKARSLAAGAVEPDRAPEQADQSEKEFERVK; from the coding sequence ATGAACAACATCAGCGAGGTGATGGCCATAATCCCTTCCGGTGTCGCTGCCGCGCCAGGCGGGCCCTGGCCCTACGCCGTGGCCATCCTCCTGCTGGCCGCCGGCATGTGCTGGCAGATCTGGCGCGTGAAACAGCGCAGCCGCGACCTGCGGGACCGGCAGGAACGTGTCCGCGGACTGGAGAGCCTGCTGGCGATCTCGGCGCGCATCCATGCCTATCGGGATCCCGACCATCTCCTGGGCGAGGTGGCGGAGTCCGTGCGCGAGTCCCTCGGTTTCCGCATGGTCCTGCTGCGCATCTACGACCTGGCGGAACGCACCTTCGAGGCTCGCGCCTACGCGGGCATCGACGAGGCGGGCGTGCAGTATCTGAAGCACACGCCGGTCTCGCTGGCGGAGTTCCGCAAGCTCGCTCTGCCCCAGTTCCAGGTGTCCAACAGCTATTTCATCAAGCACGACATGGAGGGCGCCGACCAGGCCATGGCCGGCGGCTACACGCCGGATCTGGGCGTGCGCGAGGAAGGGGAGTGGCACGAGGAGGACGCCCTGATCATCCCCCTGACCTCGCCCGAAGGCGAGATCGTGGGCTATCTGAGCGTGGACGATCCGGTCGACCGCAAGATACCGTCCCTGCAGTGCATCCAGATGCTGGAGCTCTTCGCCCAGCAAGCCGCGACGGCCATCGCCTCGGCCGATCTGTATTCGCGCCTGCACAACCAGAATCAGGAGCTGACGCGCTCCGCGGACCGCCTGCGTTACCACAACGAGCTCAAGAACAACTTCGTGGCCAACGTCAGTCACGAGCTGCGGACGCCCCTGACGTCCATCAAGGCCTACAGCGAAGCCCTGCTGCACGGGCGCGCCAAGATGGAGGAGGAGGCCCAGCGCGAATTCCTGCAGGTGATCCACCACGAGAGCGAGAAGCTCACGGGCATCGTCAACAACCTGCTGGATCTCGAGCGCATGGAGCGCGAGCAGGTCACCTTCAACCGGCATCAGGCCGACCTGGTCGCCCTGGTGCGCGGCCTGGAGGGCGCGGCCCGCAACCAGGCCGAGGCCAAGAACATAGACTTCTCGGTCCATCTGGATCGCGACGAGATACTGCTCGGCGTGGACGCCGACCTGGTTCGCCAGCTCGTACGCCATCTCATCGACAACGCCTTCAAGTTCACGCCGAGCGGCGGCAAGGTGCACCTGTCCGTCATGGACGGCGTGTCCTCGGTGCGCATCGTGGTCGAGGACAACGGCATGGGGATCCCGGACAACAAGATGTCCTACATTTTCGACCGGTTCTACCAGGTGGACGGCTCCTCGACGCGCGAGCACGGCGGCCAGGGCATCGGCCTGGCCATCTGCCGCGACATCGTCGCGCGCCACGGCGGACGCATCTGGGGCGAACGCGTGCAGCCGCGGGGCGTGCGCTTCAACGCGCTGCTGCCGCGCCGCGACGAGATCATCAGGCGCGGCAAGAACAAAGGCCGCCACGCCATCTTCGGCGACGTGCCCGAGTTCGCGGAGAAGCTGATCCACTGGATCGGCGAGCTGATGCGCGTGCGCATCGTGTCGCTGATGGTGCCCGACCAGGGCGGCGAACACCTCGTGATCGAGGCGGCCATGGGGCTCGAGGACGCCGTGGTGCAGGACACCCGTCTGCTGCGCGGCGAGGGGATCGCCGGGCGCGTCTGGATGCAGGGCGAGGCGATCCTCGTCGAGGACGTGGCCACGGACGAGCGGGTGCTCAACGACTTCTCCCGTCCGCGCTACGAGACCGGCTCTCTGCTCAGCGCACCCATCCGGCGGGACGATCAGATCGTCGGCGTGGTCAACGTGAACAACCGACTCGACGGACAACAGTTCACCGAGCGGGACAAGCTGCTGCTGGACGGACTGTCCGCGCGCCTGGGTCACATCCTGGCGCGCGTCGGCGAGCTACAGCGGGGCAACCGGGAATTCGCCAACCTGAGCCAGGCGCTGCGCAAGAGTGTCGCCATCCGCAGGGCCCGTCACGACGAGCTGGCCGAGGTGTGCCACGAGATCTGCATCGCCGCCGCCCAGCGCATGCACCTGCAGCGCGAAGATCTGATGGGGCTGGCCTTCGCCCTGCAGACCTACGATCTGGGGCTCTCGGGCATTCCCGACGACATCCTGCACAAGACGCCCCCGTTGGAGCCCGAGGAGTGGGAGATCATCCAGCAGCACGTCCACATCAGCCTGGAGATGATCAAGTCGCTGAACGCTCCGGCCGATGTGCACGAAGTGGTCCTGTACCACCACGAGCAATACGACGGGAGCGGTTATCCGGAAGGGCTGTCCGGGGACGGGATCCCGCTCGGGTCCAGGCTGTTGTCCCTGGCCGACAGCATGACGGCCATGCTGCAGGGGCGGCCGTACCGGCGGGCCATGTCCCTGGGCCAGGCTCTCGCGGAAATCGAACAGCGCGCGGGCAAGCAGTTCTGTCCGCGTTGCGTGGCCATCTACGTGGAGCAGGCCCGTAATTACGAGGATCGCATAGTCGAGATCCAGAAAGCCCGCTCCCTGGCGGCGGGTGCCGTCGAGCCGGATCGCGCGCCCGAGCAGGCAGACCAGTCCGAGAAGGAGTTCGAACGGGTGAAGTGA
- a CDS encoding response regulator, with product MRKILIVDDEPYILNILDFSLDAEGYCVLQAADGDEALRVAAEQSPDLIIMDVMMPRLDGFETCRRLKESVHTRDIPVVLLTARNSHEDRARGDEVKADGYMTKPFSPQRLLDTVQQYLGVAK from the coding sequence TTGCGCAAGATCCTGATCGTCGACGACGAACCCTACATCCTGAACATCCTCGATTTCAGTCTCGACGCCGAGGGCTACTGCGTCCTGCAGGCCGCCGACGGAGACGAAGCCTTGCGCGTGGCGGCGGAACAGTCGCCCGATCTGATCATCATGGACGTCATGATGCCGCGTCTGGACGGGTTCGAGACCTGCCGGCGTCTCAAGGAGAGCGTGCATACCCGGGATATCCCCGTGGTCCTGCTCACCGCCCGCAACAGCCACGAGGACCGCGCCCGCGGCGACGAAGTGAAGGCCGACGGCTACATGACCAAGCCTTTCAGTCCGCAACGTTTGCTCGATACCGTCCAGCAGTACCTGGGCGTGGCCAAGTAG
- a CDS encoding T9SS type A sorting domain-containing protein gives MNVARTCRTLALALCLLGGAFATGAGAQPLADPLATPSHWHYPDPQTTATFGTPTNPALPADFFGPGSDPFEGQVTFEGVPLDESGFGNASTLMLRGDHPVLPADPIGTQGTVDVEIVELTLYSWYDPIVVTYDGGASQKAWWVELRLSAIPPPPGSLTATKTHANGGTFDATLPVQPRFVFEQTEDHTVVILDTGLEGLTPLDLAIIEAPWVHAVDPALGVVAPSDGVFVPGVREWAPGDSGSQCPEIMLAVEQFDSLVHTMIPATWFPEPDPFVSQPGDGIQGTQIVFGQDVPPPLPADFFGPGSDPFEGTVALVGEPLGATEWGDYEVADTLLKRSGDPFDRCALPSPDSRLVYLEIVALNLRSVEPITVTYFGGMFPEAWDVHVGLSTAPVPVWGEMEAFKTHENGGTLRGYFELQPFYTFTRVGDGFQVILDTGLEQPPLFMEFTDGHWVHTVDPALEILAPSNGRFVPGVHEEIPGDPISQLPVALVAQYFDLDSRLVLWPAPAPMVAVNDLPALDHRVRAVPNPFNPATEIRFELERGGPVRLRIFDVQGKLVQTLIDGDLPRGAHSTTWRGTDDRGRRVPSGVYFGTLEADGAVRTTKIAVVK, from the coding sequence ATGAACGTAGCCAGAACATGCCGCACGCTCGCTCTCGCGCTCTGTCTGCTCGGCGGCGCCTTCGCCACCGGCGCCGGAGCCCAGCCACTCGCCGATCCCTTGGCCACGCCGTCTCACTGGCACTATCCGGATCCCCAGACCACGGCGACTTTCGGCACGCCCACCAATCCGGCGCTACCGGCCGACTTCTTCGGTCCCGGCTCGGATCCCTTCGAGGGACAGGTCACCTTCGAGGGCGTGCCCCTGGACGAATCGGGTTTCGGCAACGCCTCGACGCTGATGCTGCGCGGCGATCATCCCGTGCTTCCAGCCGATCCGATCGGCACGCAGGGCACCGTCGACGTCGAGATCGTCGAGCTGACCCTCTACTCGTGGTACGATCCGATCGTCGTCACCTACGATGGCGGCGCGTCCCAGAAGGCCTGGTGGGTCGAGCTCAGGCTTTCGGCGATCCCGCCGCCGCCGGGCAGCCTGACCGCCACCAAGACACACGCGAACGGCGGCACCTTCGACGCCACCCTGCCGGTGCAGCCGAGATTCGTGTTCGAGCAGACCGAAGACCACACGGTGGTGATCCTGGACACGGGCCTGGAGGGCCTGACTCCGCTGGATCTGGCGATCATCGAAGCGCCCTGGGTCCACGCGGTCGATCCCGCCCTCGGGGTCGTCGCGCCCTCCGACGGCGTCTTCGTACCCGGCGTCCGGGAGTGGGCTCCCGGCGACTCGGGCAGCCAGTGCCCCGAGATCATGCTCGCCGTCGAGCAGTTCGACTCGCTGGTCCACACGATGATCCCGGCGACATGGTTCCCGGAGCCGGATCCCTTCGTATCCCAGCCCGGCGACGGCATCCAGGGGACGCAGATCGTCTTCGGCCAGGATGTCCCCCCACCCCTTCCCGCCGATTTCTTCGGGCCCGGCTCGGATCCCTTCGAGGGGACCGTCGCTCTGGTCGGCGAACCGCTGGGCGCGACCGAATGGGGCGATTACGAAGTCGCCGACACGCTGCTCAAGCGCTCGGGCGATCCCTTCGACCGCTGCGCGCTCCCCTCTCCCGACTCCCGACTCGTCTATCTCGAGATCGTCGCCCTGAACCTGCGATCCGTCGAGCCCATCACCGTCACCTACTTCGGCGGCATGTTCCCGGAGGCCTGGGACGTTCACGTGGGTCTGTCGACCGCCCCCGTGCCCGTGTGGGGTGAGATGGAGGCCTTCAAGACCCACGAGAACGGGGGCACCTTGCGGGGCTACTTCGAGCTCCAGCCGTTTTACACGTTCACCCGCGTGGGGGACGGGTTCCAGGTGATTCTCGACACCGGCCTCGAGCAGCCGCCGCTGTTCATGGAGTTCACGGACGGGCACTGGGTCCACACGGTCGATCCTGCCCTCGAGATCCTGGCGCCCTCGAACGGACGCTTCGTGCCCGGCGTGCACGAGGAGATACCCGGCGATCCGATCAGCCAGTTGCCCGTCGCGCTGGTCGCCCAGTATTTCGACCTGGACAGCCGCCTGGTCCTCTGGCCCGCTCCCGCCCCGATGGTGGCCGTGAACGACCTGCCCGCGCTGGACCATCGCGTCCGGGCCGTGCCCAATCCCTTCAATCCAGCCACGGAGATCCGCTTCGAGCTGGAGCGTGGCGGTCCGGTCCGCCTGCGCATCTTCGACGTGCAGGGGAAGCTGGTGCAGACCCTGATCGACGGCGACCTGCCGCGGGGCGCCCACTCCACGACGTGGCGCGGGACGGACGACCGGGGCCGGCGCGTGCCGTCCGGAGTCTACTTCGGCACCCTCGAAGCCGACGGCGCAGTGCGGACGACGAAGATCGCCGTCGTCAAGTGA